One segment of Brassica napus cultivar Da-Ae chromosome C3, Da-Ae, whole genome shotgun sequence DNA contains the following:
- the LOC106429537 gene encoding purple acid phosphatase 10 isoform X1: MGHFQALNQYYVLLFLCLVLDSLVLFSRGGTTSSYVRRLEATLDMPLDSDVFRVPPGCNAPQQVHITQGDLEGKAVIVSWVTQKARGSNTVLYWKEHSCKMLKARGKSKTYKFYNYTSGHIHHCPISNLEYDTKYYYMVGVGQTKRKFWFFTPPKAGPDVPYTFGLIGDLGQSFDSNITLTHYENNPLKGQTILFVGDFSYADTYPNHDNNRWDTWGRFIERSTAYQPWIWTVGNHELDFAPQIGETKPFKPFKNRYRTPHRSSGSTEPFWYSIKRGPAYIIVLASYSAYGKYTPQYTWLAQEFPKVNRTETPWLMVLMHSPWYNSYDYHYMEGETMRVMYEPWFVKYKVDVVFAGHVHGYERSERISNIAYNVVNGICTPVKDQFAPIYITIGDGGNHEGLSTKMTEPQPEYSAFREASFGHAIFSIRNRTHAYYGWHRNQDGCAVNGDTMWFFNRFWHPIDDSPDDDD, from the exons ATGGGCCATTTCCAAGCGTTAAATCAATATTATGTTCTTCTTTTCCTATGTTTGGTTCTAGACAGCTTAGTGCTGTTCTCTCGTGGTGGCACAACAAGTAGTTACGTGAGGAGGTTAGAGGCAACGCTTGATATGCCACTCGATAGTGATGTATTTCGTGTTCCTCCTGGTTGCAATGCACCTCAACAG GTGCACATTACACAAGGAGACCTTGAAGGAAAGGCAGTGATAGTGTCTTGGGTGACGCAAAAAGCACGAGGATCTAACACGGTTCTGTACTGGAAAGAGCATAGCTGCAAAATGCTAAAAGCCCGTGGCAAATCCAAGACGTACAAATTCTACAACTATACGTCTGGTCACATCCATCATTGCCCCATCAGTAACTTAGAG TATGACACCAAGTACTACTATATGGTAGGCGTGGGACAGACAAAACGCAAGTTCTGGTTCTTCACTCCTCCTAAAGCTGGTCCTGACGTGCCCTACACGTTTGGTCTCATTG GGGATCTTGGGCAGAGTTTTGATTCTAACATAACCTTAACACATTATGAGAATAATCCATTGAAAGGTCAAACAATTTTGTTTGTTGGGGATTTCTCATACGCTGACACATACCCAAACCATGACAATAATAGATGGGACACTTGGGGAAGATTTATTGAAAGAAGCACAGCATATCAACCCTGGATTTGGACCGTAGGAAACCATGAACTTGATTTTGCCCCCCAGATC GGAGAAACCAAACCATTTAAGCCATTCAAGAATAGATACCGTACTCCTCACCGATCATCAGGCAGCACAGAACCATTCTGGTACTCAATAAAGAGAGGTCCTGCTTACATAATCGTGCTAGCTTCATATTCAGCATACG GTAAATACACGCCGCAATACACGTGGCTCGCACAAGAATTCCCTAAGGTCAACAGAACGGAAACGCCATGGTTGATGGTTCTGATGCATTCACCGTGGTACAACAGCTATGATTACCATTACATGGAAGGTGAAACAATGAGAGTGATGTATGAGCCTTGGTTCGTCAAGTACAAAGTAGATGTTGTTTTTGCTGGTCACGTCCATGGCTATGAAAGATCA GAACGTATATCCAACATTGCGTACAATGTGGTTAATGGAATCTGTACTCCAGTCAAAGATCAATTTGCTCCCATCTACATCACCATTGGTGATGGAGGCAATCATGAAGGATTGTCTACCAa AATGACTGAACCTCAGCCTGAGTACTCTGCCTTCAGAGAAGCGAGCTTCGGACACGCAATATTCTCGATAAGGAACAGAACGCATGCTTACTATGGCTGGCACAGGAACCAGGATGGCTGCGCTGTGAATGGTGACACCATGTGGTTCTTTAATAGATTCTGGCATCCCATTGATGACTctcctgatgatgatgattga